The Rhodohalobacter sp. SW132 genomic sequence TCATCTATATAGGCACCAATATTAACATACGCAGGCGGCATCAGAATCACACCTTCAGCAACATATGCGCCGCGACGAATTGAGGATCCTCCCGGCACAAGACGTACACCTTCATCGGGGTGCATGATTCTGGGCGGCAGATTATCTTTATCTACAAAACCTTCATAAATACCGCCATAACTAACATTTTTACCCGCTTTAAATGCATCCAGGATTGCCTCTTTTACCTTAACATTGGCAATCCACGTATCACCGTCTCTGTCAGCAGCTCTTATGGTTCCGGCTTCAAGTTGATCTAAAATTTTATTCCAGCTCATTGTTCGTAGTTTTCTTTGTACCAGTTATTGATTTCATTGTCAATCGTTTCCAATTCGGTCAGATCAGTCAGCTCATCTTCTGTTAATGGAAGACGAAGAGTCGCCGAAGATATTTCACCGCGGCTGTGAAGTAATTTTTTTACAGGAATAGGGTTTGATGCCGAAAAAAGCGCCTTAACTGCCCGGTTCCATAGTGGAAAAAGAGATTCCGTTTTTCCACTCAAACATAAATTAGTGTACAATTTTGTAGCTTCAGGCCACGCATTCGACGCAACCGAGACCGATCCGCTGCAACCATAAGGCCTGAATATTGAAACGAGTGCATCATCACCGCTGTAAAGAGGTATACCCGGCACTCGTTCCCGAAACTCACGAAAGACCGCCAGACTGCCACTGGCCTCTTTAATTGACCACATATTTCGGTGTTCTGCAAGTTTTTCGGCTACCACAAACGGCAGATCGATCCCGGTTCTGGACGGGATATTGTATAACATACAAGGTTTTTCAGATCTGTCCAGCAGCGCTTTAAACCATTGGTACTGCCCTTCCGGCCCGGGTTTTGAATAGAGCGGAGTTACCATCAGGAATGCATCAATATTCAACGTATTGCAATACTCAACCCATTCGGTTTGTACAGAGAGGTTCATACCTCCCACTCCAACCATCAGCGGAACATCCGGGTTTATACCGGATACAAAATCTACAACTTCCTTTTTCTCACTGTCGCTCAGGGCGAGTCCTTCTCCGGTGCTGCCAATCAGTAAAATGCCATTTTCGGCAGCCTCCTGGCGCTCCACCATCCGCCGTAAGCTTTCAAAATGAATGCTCCCATCGTTCTCCATAGGAGTAATCAGTGCTGTCCATTGTTTTAGATCGGTCATCATTGCAGAGCAAATTCCTTATCAAAAAGTTCTGAAAACGGGTAAAGTCCGGGCATGATTGTAGAGTCATTGATCAGCTGTTTCGCCGCCCAGATCGCACCTTCAGCGAACAGTTTTCGGTCGTGTGCCTCATGTTTGAGGTAAATCGATTCATTTTGAGTTTTAATGTGCAATTCGTGCACACCTTTCACATCGCCTACCCGGTTTGACGAAATGGATGCATCACGGTTCAGCCATTCCCTCCATGAAAGTGCGGTACCACTCGGTTGATCCACTTTATTGGTGTGATGTATCTCGTGAATATGAAACTCAGGGGAATCAAGCATTTCACTTCCGCTGCCAAATATGTGAAGAGCCTTCCGGACCAGGTTCATGCCAAGGCTGAAATTAGATCCAATAATCCAACGGCTGCCGGCCAGTTTCACCCTTTTTGGCAGGTTTTCCGGCCATTGATACCCTGTGGTTCCCCAGACGGCAGGAATGTCGGTTTGAAGAAGCAACTCTAAAATCTCTTCAGCCGCATCACCCGGCACAAATACAATCGCTGCGTCTGTTTCTTTTAGTTTTTCAACCGTTGGTTTATTTAATTCATTAAAAGGTACTGCTGAATCACCCAACAGATCAACAATTGCACCCCCTGTTTTGCCGGTACCGATAACAGATATTTTCATGTTCAGTAAAAGATCAGATTATTTGTTAATAAATGTTTGATGAAGTGTGCGAACTGCATCTTCCGCTTTCGTTTCATCCACAAGAAAACAGAGGTTATGCGAACTTGCACCATGACAAATCAGACGGATATTCGTCTCTTGCAATGCCCCAAAAACCGGCCCGCTTAACCCTGCTGTAGCATGCAAATTATTCCCCACTAAAGCTACCAGGGCGAGATTTTTTTCGATATTTACATCACAAAATGACCGGAGCTCATTCAGCACCTTTTCAGAAAGATGATTTCGTTCGGCAGATTGCACATCCGTATCGAGCGTCATAGAAACACTCACCTCACTTGTGGTAACCAAATCCACACTGATTTTATATTTTGATAACACCTCAAACAGGCGTGCGAGATAACCGTGACGATGAAGCATATCCAGGCTGTGAACCGTTAAAAGAGTCTGGTTACGCCGCAAACTTATGGCCCGGATCACCGGTTTTTCCGATGTCTCCTTCACAATCCATGTTCCGGGCTGATCGGGATGAAAACTCGACCCAACATACACTTTGATCGACTTTCGAATGGCCGGCTTGAGGGTTGCAGGATGGAGCACTTTCGCGCCAAATACTGAAAGCTCAGCGGCTTCATCAAAACTAATTTCAGTAATTGGCTTCGCATTCGGTTCTATACGAGGGTCAGTGGTGTATATGGCTGTAACATCCGTCCAAATCTCAAGCACATCAGCGTTCAAAGCTTCTGCAAAAAGTGCGGCAGAATAATCACTGCCACCCCTTCCCAGTGTTGTGGTTTCACCTTCCGGTGTTGAACCTACAAACCCCTGGGTGATTACGCGTTTTTCCTTCACCAGATTCCGGAGCTTTACTGCCGACCGGTTTTCAATTTCTTTAATATCGGGTTCGGCATTTCCGTGTGCATCGTCTGTTATGATCACATCCCGGGCATCAAACCAGGTAGCACCGGATTCTGCCTCATTCACAATTTCTGTAAAAAGCAGGGAAGAAAGCCTCTCACCGCAAGACAAAATCGCATCTTTCTCCCGGGCTCCAATCACCTGAATTTTGGTGTATTTCCGGAGTTCATTCAGGACATCATCAAGCTTCTTACGTACGTTTTCAGGATGCTGAAGCTCGTTACAAATATCTGTATGTTTTTTCTGAATCGTCCGGAATAGTTCCTCTTTTTCCGGAATAGTAACCGATTCACAAAAAGAGGTCAGATGATTCGTGGTTCCTGAAGTTGCACTAACAACAATCAGTCGTTTATCGGGGTCGTTGGCAACAATTTGGGCACTTCGCCTCATCGCTTCAGCATCGGCCATACTTGTGCCGCCAAACTTAGCTACTTTTATCAGATCCGGCATTTTTATTTATTCTTGAGATTCAGAGCTTCACAATATACAGATTTAGCACCTTCTTATCAGATCAGATTCGCGCATAATTTTATTTGGATCTACAGGAAATCGGCAAAAGCACCTTTTTTCCGTTTTAGTGAATTATGGCGGGTTCTGGCCTGTTGATACATACAAGCTCATTCCTTTCCTCGGTTGAGTGCCACAGTTAATCCGTTGATGTATACTCACGGCGTTCTGTGTACCTGTTAAAACACGATAAAAAAATGCCTTGCGAGGAATACTTTCGGAACGAGAATAATACACTAATTCACTTTTATCGAAACGTTCTGGGCAGGTGTGAGGAGAAGAAGGAAACCCGATTATTGAGTTATGTACTTTTTTTGTATTTTGCTCAACTGTTCAGATAAACCAATTTCAATTTAATTCTACAGGGTGATTATTTATGCCAAGCGGAAAGAAAAGAAAGCGCGCAAAGATTGCTAAGCACAAACGGAAAAAGCGTCTTAGAAAAAACCGACACAAGAAGAAAAAGTAACGATTTCGTTTAAACATCCTATCAACTTAAAGGTGCGCATTGCGCACCTTTTTTTGTATCAGGCTGCGTGTTCATGTACAGTATCATCCACGATCGTAACTACACGTTTTGCCCTGAAAAGTATGTGGATGAGTTTTCGCTCAACGAATTTTTGAACATCGCTCAGGCTGCTTAGTCCCTGAAATGAGTATTGGAAATAGGAAATCAGGTTGATCGCGTTCAGATATTTACCATGCTGGTCACCATCAATCTCAAGGTGCCAACGGGTAATGATATCATCGGTGAGCAGCAGTTCATTGACTTCTCTGCTGGCATGATCCATCCACTCACTTGCTTTCTGAATCCGGTAATTTGCATCGCCATTGGTTTGTTGCGGCTGGCAGCGGTCTTCCCGAAAATGCCATGTAACTTCGATATCAATCACCGGGTCTACTTTTGTTTCGGCAAACGTTTCTGATTGCAGCACCGGGTGATTACCCGTACCATTTAGCTGGCGAGCGAGAGACGCTTCCCGAAACCGGTCCCAATCGAAATTAATAGAAAGCGATTCCAGGTGATTCGTAGAGTTGCTCAGGTCAATGAAAATTTCAAGACCTGTGGCGTTTATTTTCGATTCCTCCCATGTTTTAAATGTCGTTACGTTTATATTTCTCTTGTTTAACGAACTATCAATTGTGTTAACAATCGATTGAAAAATAGGATATTCCATATTAAAACAATTAATCTATTAATTAGTTGCTATAGATCCCGTAATGAATAACTTTTATGTATTAATATACCTAACTGAGTACCTAAAACTCAAATGCTCAGGGAGCAGTTTAACTTACAGTTATTCACCCCACAAAAATGTATGGGAAGGCTTTTTCTCCACAAAAAAAGAAACTTTTCGTTTGATTTTCAGTGCCCACAGTAATGAGACCGCACTTTTCGCTGACTCCTTCAGAAATCCAAAAAAATCGAACGTAACTGAATTTTTCGAAATTCTTAAAGAAAATTTAATTATTGACGTAAGTCTGGCAGACCGGGATCGCTGGATTACGTTGACGTTTGATAATGGTTACGAATTACTACTCAAACTATTTGGTAATGATCCCAATATTCTACTGGTTGAAAATGAAACGGTAAAAGAATCATTCAAATCTCCTGATACCTGGAAAGGTCGAGAAAAACCAAAACCCAGGAAGCCATCCCCTATGGCCGAAATCCAGCCTGAATGGAACACCCGAACGGTTATTACCAAAACCGACCCAACATTTCCCCGTCACCTGATAAACCCGCTGATAGAGCATAACAACCTGAATGAGCAAGCGCCTGAAAAAGTGAGGGAGTTTATACAAAAAGTCTCCCGGCAGATGAAGAATGAGCCGGAATTCCGTGTTCTTAACGATGGCAATATCTGCCTGATCAACCAGACATATCTGCCATTGGAGGATCTGAAAACATTTGAAAATTGTAATGATGCTATTCGTTACACCTACTACAAAACATCTCGTGAACGCAGACTGAGCAAACGTATTCAAAGTCTTGAACCCCGGATCGAAGATGCTATCAAAAAAAATCGCCGTTCTATTCAACAGCTCGAAAAAGCTGATAAAGCGCTCGAGAGGGCCGACCGATATGAGCAGTTCGGTCATATTCTGATGGCGCATGCACACGAATCGATCGGGCATGATACAGAATCCATGACGGTTTCAAATTTTTATGAGGACAACAACCCTGTGGAAATTCCGGTAAAGCCGGATCTTTCCGTTGCCGAAAATGCCCAGAAATATTACGAACGATCCACAAAAGCAAAAACCCGGGTGGAGGAATCGAAACGCAGACTCCGGGAAATGAAATCCGAACTCGAAGAGCTGGAGACGATTTATGACTCTTTCGGAGGTATTGATAAAATTTATGAATTTGATGACTGGCTTGATGACCATCGGCAGCAACTGAACAGGCTTGGAGTCCTTTCCCAAAATCAAAAAACGGAATCCCTCCCCTTTCGAAAATCCATTGTTCAAAATTATGAAATCTGGATTGGAAAAAGTGCGAAAAGCAATGATGAGGTCACAACCCGGGCACACAAAGAAGACATCTGGCTGCACGCCCGCGGAGTTGGAGGATCGCACGTTGTCATCCGGATGAACAACAACAAAGAATACCCTCCCCACAATGTATTGATGAAAGCTGCTGCAGCGGCGGCATACAATTCAAAAGCGCGGGGAAGCTCACTCGCACCGGTCATTTATACGAAGCGAAAATATGTTTCAAAACCGAAAGGAGCCCCTGCCGGAACCGTTCGTGTTCACCGCGAAGAAGTAGAAATGGTTCAACCCAGAAAACTAAATACATGAAAAACTCACAGCTTAAACAGCCGCTGTTTTTGTGTGGTATGATGGGATCCGGAAAATCAACTGCGGGCCGGAAACTGGCCGATCGACTTGATGCACCATTTCTCGATCTCGACGCACAAATCGTCCGCGAAGCCGGCATGGAGATTCCGCAAATCTTTGAAGAAAAAGGCGAAGAGTGGTTCCGAAACCTTGAACGAACACTGCTCATTCGTGAATCACAGCAGTTTAACGGTGTGATGGCACTTGGCGGCGGATCTCTGCAAAATCAAAGAGTTGTCGATCACCTGAAAGTTTATGGGTGGCTTGTTTTTCTAAATGTGCCTAAATCCGTAATTTTAGAGCGGCTATTAGGTTCTAAAAATCGTCCGAAGCTGAAAAGCAATCAACCGGGTTCAGAAACAGATCAGCTGGATCGGACGATCACACAACTATTGGAACAAAGACTTCCATTCTACAAACAGGCTCAAATCACCATTGATACCGGTAGTGCAACTCCGCCGGAAATTGCCGAAATGATTATTAAAAAAATAAAGATATATGACGGATACAATCGACATTAGCTCGTCGGCCGGCTCCTACAATTTCACTGTCGGGCGCTCCATTTTTGAGAAACACCTGACCGCTCTGAAAAAGAAAAACCAGTTTTCCGACTGCTTTATTTTTGCTGATGAAAATGTCTGGAAAAATCACAATAACCGAATCCAAACGGCGTTTGAATCTGCCGGATTATCTTTTAAAAAGGAAATCATTCCGTCTGGTGAAAAAAGTAAATCCATTAAACAATGGGAACGGTTAACAGGCGTTTTACTGCAATCCGGTGTGCGGAGAAACACTCCGCTGTTTGCAATTGGCGGAGGCGTAACGGGTGATCTTTCCGGTTTCGTTGCATCTGCAACCATGCGGGGAATTCCGCTTATTCACGTTCCAACTACCCTGCTTGCCATGGTCGACAGTTCAATTGGCGGCAAAACAGGTGTGAACCACGAAACCGGCAAAAATCTGGTTGGTGCATTTTATCAGCCGGTGGAAGTAATCGCGGATACCACCTTTCTGGATACACTACCGGATCGTGAATGGAACAACGGCTTGAGTGAAATCCTGAAATACGGCGCAATACGTGACCGTTCAATATTTGATCGGTCAGAATTTTTCCTCGAAAGAAGTTCAGCATCAAACAAAAAAGAGAACAGTTCCCTCGAAAACCTGATTTTGGACTGCGCCGGAATTAAAGCCGACATTGTGCAGGAGGATGAATTTGAAAGCGGAAAACGAGCATACCTGAACTTCGGTCACACCTTTGCCCATGCGATGGAGAAGGTTGCCGATTACGGAACCCTGAGCCACGGCGAAGCCGTCTACCTCGGGATGCTTGCCGCGACAAACCTGTCGAACTCTCTCGGAGCTGACCTGAATGATGAAATTTTGCGAAAATTCAGACCTCTTTATTCATTTGATATCTCACCGGAAATGCTGCCCGTGGATTCAATGTTTAAAACCATGAAACTTGATAAAAAGAATGTTGATGAAAATTTCCGGTTTGTTTTGCTAAAAAACTGGCAACAACCCGTCGTTGAAACAGTTAACAACGAGGAGCTCATCAGGAAAGCCTGGCTCACCGTTTTTAACGAACTCGATTAACCGAACACTCACTTGATATTACGCTGGATCTATATTTTATGGAATTTTTTGCTGAAAACAGCCGGGTATCTCCTCCTGTTTCTGGTAATTCTTGCGGGCTTTTTATTGGCTGCAATTCAGCTTCCTGTTAGTAAAGATCATCTGCGCGTTCAGCTTGAAGATGCTTTTAACCAGCAGTTTGACGGCACCGCGGAGGTAGAGTCTATCCGCGGTTTTATACCATTTCGTACACAGTTTAACAATGTTGTTTTCTATTCTCCGGAATACCCTTATGATCAGCAGTTCAGCGCAGATGAGATGTACGTATCAGTTGATCTTTGGGAGCTGATCAGGGGAAATATTGAAATCACATCACTCCAGTTAGATTCACCCAACGCTCTTTTTAGTATGGGAGACGATGGATTGCAGCTCGCTTCCATATTTTCAACAGGTCCGCCGGATTCCGGCGAAAGTGAGAGGAGCAGCCGCAGAGAAGCCAGCCAGTTCTTCAATCAATTTTCAATTTATGCTCCCGAGATCACTATTTCAAATGGCGTGATTACAGCAGACGAGTCGATTCAGTTTCCTGATCGCACAGGATTTTCTACTCCGTTTGTATTATCTGAATTGAATGCTCAGTTTTTCCTCGATTCTGATGATCAGCAGCAGTTCCTGGATATCACTTCCATGAGCGCATCAACAAATGATCCTGATTTCCCGAAATTTTCTCTCAACGGCCAGCTTTTCAATGATTCGCACTATCTTGAGCTGAACGGGTTTGAATTCAATTCTGAAAACATAAACATTTCTCTTTCAGCCGAAGGTTCTCCCCTTCATCTTTTTTCAGAACATTTCCGCGAACAACTTGCATCGGCAGAATATCTTCTCGATATCCAGAATTTTTATGTCGAGCCCGTACTGCTGCACCGGTTTAATCCGGCTCTTTCTGAAATCCGGCAGCCTGTTGAATTTGTGGGTTCAGCAGAGGGCAATCTCGAAACTCTTTACCTTGACAATCTCCAGGTTACAATTGGTGAATCATCACTGCTGGCTGATGGCAGGCTGCGAAATCTTATGGAATCGGACCTTGATTCCGATTTGGCCATCAGTAATCTCGTTCTATCGGGAAATGAGCTCCAGCCGTTTCTGGCGGAGGCCGGCCTGGATGATGTAGACCTGACTCCCTACGGATATCCTACTCTCAGAGGCAGCCTGTCCGGAACGCTGAACCAGGTGGAGGCTGATCTGACACTCGAAACCGATCTGGGTTCGGCGGAGCTTGAAGGGGATCTTCATTTCAGAGATATTTTAACCTATTCTTTGCAGCTTGGAGCCGACTCACTTGATATCTCTCCCTTTTTCAGAGATTCAGCAAATACCACCGTCCTTAATGGACGAATTACAGCAAACGGATCCGGCACCGATCGTTTTGCAACAGTTGAAGCCGAGGCGGATCTTTCCAACAGCCGCATCAAGAATCATCCCTTTGCACTTTTGACTGCAAATCTGAATATGGCTGATCAATCGGGACGATACTCAATAGCTTTGCAAAATGACCGTACGGAAGGTTCCGCAAGTGGAAATTTTCAGCTGGGAGACTCACAGCAGCTCAACACCGAAGCAGTTGTCCAGCAGCTGGATATCACGCAATACATAACCGATCTGCCGTACGAATCAACCCTTTTCAGCGGACGAGTTTCCGCAAATGTAGAAGGCACCTCAATGGATGACTTGTTTGGCAGAATCAGTGTGGAAGTCAGTGAATCCATCATCGACGGTGACACCCTGAGACCCCATCAGTTTTACGCTGATATCAACGAAGGTGACGGAGAAAGCCGCACATTACGGCTTACAAGCTCATTTTTTGATGCCGAACTCAGCGGCACGATATACCCGGGGTTAATTCGGGAGAACGCGTCTTACTGGCAAAACTACCTTACTGAACGTTTTCAGGACGAGCTCTTTTTTGATGATTTAATCCCCGAATTTCCTGCCGTAGCACCTGCAGAGCGTTCATTCGAACATACTGGTCCGATGGACCTCTCTCTTTCGGCATCACTAAAAGATCTTCAGCTTTTCCGCGCCTATTTTCCTGATCTCAGAGAGATTGAATCAACAGCCACGGTTAACCTCAACATCAATTCCACCAATGATGCTTTATCGCTGAACGGCTCGGTGTTTGATGATAGTCTGAATGTTGGCAACTCTGTGTTTAATAATATCGGCGTAACGTTTACTGCCATGGTGAATCACGGAGAGAGCCTGCGAAATAACACCGTATTCGATTTTCAATTTAACAGTCCTTCGATGCGCATTGACGACCGGTACAGTATCCGCGGTGCGTCACTAAAC encodes the following:
- a CDS encoding NFACT RNA binding domain-containing protein — translated: MIFSAHSNETALFADSFRNPKKSNVTEFFEILKENLIIDVSLADRDRWITLTFDNGYELLLKLFGNDPNILLVENETVKESFKSPDTWKGREKPKPRKPSPMAEIQPEWNTRTVITKTDPTFPRHLINPLIEHNNLNEQAPEKVREFIQKVSRQMKNEPEFRVLNDGNICLINQTYLPLEDLKTFENCNDAIRYTYYKTSRERRLSKRIQSLEPRIEDAIKKNRRSIQQLEKADKALERADRYEQFGHILMAHAHESIGHDTESMTVSNFYEDNNPVEIPVKPDLSVAENAQKYYERSTKAKTRVEESKRRLREMKSELEELETIYDSFGGIDKIYEFDDWLDDHRQQLNRLGVLSQNQKTESLPFRKSIVQNYEIWIGKSAKSNDEVTTRAHKEDIWLHARGVGGSHVVIRMNNNKEYPPHNVLMKAAAAAAYNSKARGSSLAPVIYTKRKYVSKPKGAPAGTVRVHREEVEMVQPRKLNT
- the dapA gene encoding 4-hydroxy-tetrahydrodipicolinate synthase, whose translation is MTDLKQWTALITPMENDGSIHFESLRRMVERQEAAENGILLIGSTGEGLALSDSEKKEVVDFVSGINPDVPLMVGVGGMNLSVQTEWVEYCNTLNIDAFLMVTPLYSKPGPEGQYQWFKALLDRSEKPCMLYNIPSRTGIDLPFVVAEKLAEHRNMWSIKEASGSLAVFREFRERVPGIPLYSGDDALVSIFRPYGCSGSVSVASNAWPEATKLYTNLCLSGKTESLFPLWNRAVKALFSASNPIPVKKLLHSRGEISSATLRLPLTEDELTDLTELETIDNEINNWYKENYEQ
- a CDS encoding dihydrodipicolinate reductase C-terminal domain-containing protein, which codes for MKISVIGTGKTGGAIVDLLGDSAVPFNELNKPTVEKLKETDAAIVFVPGDAAEEILELLLQTDIPAVWGTTGYQWPENLPKRVKLAGSRWIIGSNFSLGMNLVRKALHIFGSGSEMLDSPEFHIHEIHHTNKVDQPSGTALSWREWLNRDASISSNRVGDVKGVHELHIKTQNESIYLKHEAHDRKLFAEGAIWAAKQLINDSTIMPGLYPFSELFDKEFALQ
- the aroB gene encoding 3-dehydroquinate synthase, whose product is MTDTIDISSSAGSYNFTVGRSIFEKHLTALKKKNQFSDCFIFADENVWKNHNNRIQTAFESAGLSFKKEIIPSGEKSKSIKQWERLTGVLLQSGVRRNTPLFAIGGGVTGDLSGFVASATMRGIPLIHVPTTLLAMVDSSIGGKTGVNHETGKNLVGAFYQPVEVIADTTFLDTLPDREWNNGLSEILKYGAIRDRSIFDRSEFFLERSSASNKKENSSLENLILDCAGIKADIVQEDEFESGKRAYLNFGHTFAHAMEKVADYGTLSHGEAVYLGMLAATNLSNSLGADLNDEILRKFRPLYSFDISPEMLPVDSMFKTMKLDKKNVDENFRFVLLKNWQQPVVETVNNEELIRKAWLTVFNELD
- a CDS encoding shikimate kinase, coding for MKNSQLKQPLFLCGMMGSGKSTAGRKLADRLDAPFLDLDAQIVREAGMEIPQIFEEKGEEWFRNLERTLLIRESQQFNGVMALGGGSLQNQRVVDHLKVYGWLVFLNVPKSVILERLLGSKNRPKLKSNQPGSETDQLDRTITQLLEQRLPFYKQAQITIDTGSATPPEIAEMIIKKIKIYDGYNRH
- the lysC gene encoding lysine-sensitive aspartokinase 3, whose amino-acid sequence is MPDLIKVAKFGGTSMADAEAMRRSAQIVANDPDKRLIVVSATSGTTNHLTSFCESVTIPEKEELFRTIQKKHTDICNELQHPENVRKKLDDVLNELRKYTKIQVIGAREKDAILSCGERLSSLLFTEIVNEAESGATWFDARDVIITDDAHGNAEPDIKEIENRSAVKLRNLVKEKRVITQGFVGSTPEGETTTLGRGGSDYSAALFAEALNADVLEIWTDVTAIYTTDPRIEPNAKPITEISFDEAAELSVFGAKVLHPATLKPAIRKSIKVYVGSSFHPDQPGTWIVKETSEKPVIRAISLRRNQTLLTVHSLDMLHRHGYLARLFEVLSKYKISVDLVTTSEVSVSMTLDTDVQSAERNHLSEKVLNELRSFCDVNIEKNLALVALVGNNLHATAGLSGPVFGALQETNIRLICHGASSHNLCFLVDETKAEDAVRTLHQTFINK